A genomic window from Candidatus Pelagisphaera phototrophica includes:
- a CDS encoding MOSC domain-containing protein: MSSFTKTSILGIFISPGHDFKGRHGKSRLNHGSESVNSVECLAGRGLVGDRFLDYKENFKGQVTFFDVNEAKQLEASLGLKDFDISQLRRNILIEGAELMQWIGKSFKIGEVVFEGVEECAPCYWMNEVLGRGAETLMQGRGGLRCRILEPGTLRVGPVELQGITNG, from the coding sequence ATGTCGTCTTTTACGAAAACTAGTATACTAGGTATTTTCATTTCCCCGGGACACGACTTCAAGGGTAGGCATGGGAAGAGTCGCTTGAACCATGGCAGCGAATCAGTGAACTCGGTAGAATGTTTGGCAGGAAGGGGACTAGTGGGCGACCGGTTTCTTGATTATAAGGAGAACTTCAAGGGGCAAGTGACATTCTTTGACGTTAATGAAGCAAAGCAGCTTGAAGCCTCACTGGGTCTAAAAGATTTTGATATATCGCAATTGCGTCGCAATATTCTTATTGAGGGAGCCGAACTAATGCAATGGATTGGTAAGAGCTTTAAGATAGGGGAGGTAGTCTTCGAGGGAGTCGAAGAGTGTGCACCCTGCTATTGGATGAATGAAGTGCTTGGTCGGGGAGCGGAGACTCTTATGCAAGGTCGAGGCGGCCTTCGTTGCCGCATTTTGGAGCCAGGAACGTTGCGTGTAGGTCCTGTCGAATTGCAAGGAATCACAAATGGCTAA
- the fliD gene encoding flagellar filament capping protein FliD has protein sequence MQFQLAGLASGFDWQSMIEQLMAAERIPQARLRTEQTENNDKRDALELLGTKLDALNATVGKFSDNALFNSKTTTYSDDALGISASAGTSASEGTYEVSVTQLASTSKRTGLSDIGGTIGDANTVISNLNLATAITEGTFFINGQEITIQETDTLQDVFDGISIATSGVVSASYNSIVDKVTLTSSSGELELGGDSDSSNFLSALKLDQIEVVNAGGGSTSLTSTGSLGVVDLNSSVATSGISSGSPITGSGTITINGVAISFDADSESMSTLMSRINESSANVTMTYDSAADQFRIVNRETGALGIPVIDSGNGVMAALGLDGSASVGQDLQFSIDGGATISSRSNTISENDHGITGLTITASETGTRTIGISRDSEKLSEQINTFISAYNDVQDYILEQTKITVDGTEVTRGDLAGNREVYGLDTKLRSLAFRQIEGLGGDVFRLEHMGIDFISGTSKLEVKDSVDLEAALSANIGQLESFFTGDIDNDGDTEESFSSRMVSFIDNYTIDNGILDTQIATFTYQNKEIDDKIEDMERRLEFTRAALEASFIAMEEAQANIQQQSNALSGLSL, from the coding sequence ATGCAGTTTCAATTAGCAGGTTTAGCGAGCGGTTTTGATTGGCAATCCATGATTGAGCAATTGATGGCAGCTGAACGTATCCCTCAAGCTCGGCTGAGGACGGAGCAAACCGAAAATAATGACAAACGGGACGCTCTAGAGCTCTTGGGAACTAAGCTTGATGCCCTCAACGCGACGGTTGGGAAATTCAGCGATAACGCACTTTTCAATTCCAAAACGACTACCTATTCCGATGACGCGCTTGGTATTTCGGCGAGCGCCGGGACATCCGCATCCGAGGGAACCTATGAAGTTAGTGTCACTCAGCTCGCTTCGACCTCCAAAAGGACAGGGTTGTCTGACATTGGTGGAACGATCGGCGATGCCAACACGGTAATCTCCAACCTGAATCTCGCGACTGCTATTACGGAAGGCACTTTTTTCATAAACGGGCAGGAGATCACGATTCAGGAAACAGATACCCTCCAAGACGTGTTTGACGGTATTTCGATCGCCACGAGCGGTGTGGTCTCGGCTTCCTATAATAGCATCGTAGATAAGGTTACCCTAACTAGTTCGTCTGGGGAATTGGAACTGGGCGGCGATTCCGACTCTAGCAACTTTCTATCAGCCCTCAAACTGGATCAAATCGAGGTCGTCAATGCTGGAGGAGGTTCGACCTCACTCACCAGTACAGGATCTCTTGGTGTGGTAGACTTGAATAGTTCGGTCGCGACTAGCGGCATCAGTAGTGGATCTCCGATTACGGGTTCTGGCACGATTACCATAAATGGGGTCGCCATATCTTTTGACGCAGATTCCGAAAGCATGAGCACGTTGATGTCTCGAATAAACGAGTCCAGTGCTAACGTCACTATGACCTACGACTCGGCAGCTGATCAGTTTCGCATTGTGAACAGGGAAACTGGAGCCCTGGGAATACCGGTAATCGACAGCGGCAACGGAGTAATGGCGGCTTTAGGACTTGATGGCTCCGCCTCAGTAGGTCAAGACTTGCAATTCTCGATAGATGGCGGGGCGACAATCTCTAGCCGATCGAATACGATTTCTGAAAACGATCACGGTATCACGGGGCTTACAATCACAGCTTCGGAAACGGGAACCCGGACGATTGGAATCAGTCGCGATTCGGAAAAGCTGAGCGAGCAAATTAATACCTTCATCTCTGCCTACAACGACGTGCAGGACTATATTCTCGAGCAGACTAAAATTACAGTAGATGGAACGGAAGTCACGCGAGGTGACCTGGCGGGAAACCGTGAAGTTTATGGCCTCGACACGAAATTGCGCTCGTTGGCGTTTCGCCAGATTGAAGGTCTTGGTGGAGACGTATTTCGATTGGAGCATATGGGGATCGACTTTATTAGTGGCACTTCGAAGCTAGAAGTTAAAGATTCTGTTGACCTAGAAGCGGCGCTCTCCGCCAATATAGGGCAGCTGGAAAGCTTTTTTACTGGCGACATCGACAATGACGGAGATACGGAAGAGTCATTTTCGTCTCGAATGGTGTCGTTCATAGACAATTACACGATTGACAACGGAATTTTGGATACTCAGATCGCGACGTTTACGTATCAAAATAAGGAGATTGACGACAAAATCGAAGACATGGAGCGTCGTCTAGAGTTTACAAGAGCGGCATTGGAAGCCAGTTTTATTGCCATGGAAGAGGCACAAGCTAACATACAACAACAATCAAACGCCCTTTCGGGCTTATCGTTGTAA
- the fliS gene encoding flagellar export chaperone FliS has product MNQNVESYKKAAILSASPERLILMLYDGALDAMRRAKSGFKLEEVKSRNETISNNLIKAQNIFGELQRSLRPEKGKDFTDRMFGLYAFYSMKLNEANFKKEEAPIDLAIELFSEIRDAWEEMLAKQKVKAESVPVAPGMGVGEGLSLRA; this is encoded by the coding sequence ATGAACCAAAATGTCGAGTCGTACAAGAAGGCCGCAATTTTATCGGCGAGTCCCGAGCGCTTGATATTGATGCTCTATGATGGGGCGCTGGATGCGATGCGACGGGCTAAGTCAGGTTTCAAGCTCGAAGAAGTTAAGTCGCGAAATGAAACGATTAGCAATAATCTGATAAAGGCGCAGAACATTTTTGGTGAGCTTCAGCGATCTTTGCGGCCTGAAAAAGGCAAGGATTTTACAGATCGGATGTTTGGCCTATATGCCTTCTACTCGATGAAGTTGAATGAAGCGAACTTCAAGAAGGAGGAAGCTCCAATCGATCTGGCTATTGAACTTTTTTCCGAGATTCGTGACGCCTGGGAGGAGATGCTCGCGAAGCAGAAAGTTAAGGCGGAATCCGTCCCCGTTGCCCCGGGAATGGGGGTTGGAGAAGGACTTTCACTCCGAGCCTAG
- a CDS encoding sigma-54-dependent transcriptional regulator, with protein MTVERILILDDELVIRKALEEQLRRKRLSVCSVSNLSEAEKHIQKDEFDLLFVDVHLPDGNGTELLDRIATMQDPPLVVIITGNGTVESAVECMRAGAFDYIIKPFSSSQIDVLMKKAKDYRQLVKVNQFFAKESVEGAELIGKSVPIENLRSMVGKVAPTEATVLINGENGTGKELVASELYRRSSRRKAPFIKVNCAAISESLIESEFFGHEKGAFTGAIQRREGRFELADGGTILLDEISEISPKVQAKLLRVLQEREFERVGGNKTIKVDVRVVATTNRDLMKSVERGDFRQDLYYRLNVFPIHVPPLRERQGDVLLLAKTFAQKFARKHGITLRGFEEAASRSLSSHPWPGNVRELQNTIERAVILSESGLKISADSLGLMPVMANVNVPAFRETVATPEPVGVGAGSTGYGGSNQVGFPPSTPTSSSTFSSESSVPDFGDEPLPLEQIEKQHILSTLETTKGNRTHAAKILGISIRTLRNKLAIYREDGEFIAGEE; from the coding sequence ATGACCGTTGAAAGAATACTCATCTTGGATGATGAGCTTGTGATTAGGAAAGCTCTCGAGGAGCAACTAAGAAGAAAAAGGCTCTCTGTTTGTAGCGTTTCGAACCTGAGTGAAGCGGAGAAGCACATTCAAAAAGACGAGTTTGATCTCTTGTTTGTGGATGTTCATCTGCCAGACGGGAACGGCACGGAGTTGCTAGATCGAATCGCAACAATGCAGGATCCGCCTCTTGTCGTGATCATCACAGGAAATGGGACCGTAGAATCTGCGGTCGAATGCATGCGGGCGGGTGCGTTTGACTACATCATTAAGCCATTTTCGTCATCGCAGATTGATGTCCTGATGAAAAAGGCCAAGGACTATCGCCAACTCGTTAAGGTGAATCAGTTCTTTGCGAAAGAAAGCGTAGAGGGGGCTGAACTAATCGGCAAAAGTGTGCCGATCGAGAATTTGCGATCTATGGTCGGCAAGGTAGCTCCAACGGAAGCCACCGTTCTGATCAATGGAGAGAACGGAACCGGAAAGGAGCTGGTTGCGAGTGAGCTTTACCGCAGAAGTAGTCGCCGAAAGGCTCCTTTTATCAAAGTCAATTGTGCAGCGATTTCCGAAAGCTTGATCGAAAGCGAATTCTTCGGTCATGAAAAGGGGGCTTTTACAGGTGCCATTCAGCGGCGCGAAGGGCGTTTTGAGCTGGCGGATGGCGGAACCATACTGTTGGACGAAATTAGTGAGATATCGCCAAAGGTTCAGGCCAAACTGCTCCGTGTCTTGCAAGAACGTGAGTTTGAACGAGTTGGAGGCAACAAGACGATCAAAGTTGATGTGCGAGTGGTTGCGACAACCAACCGCGATCTGATGAAATCGGTTGAAAGAGGGGACTTTCGACAAGACTTGTACTATCGATTGAATGTATTTCCGATTCACGTCCCACCATTGAGAGAGCGACAAGGAGATGTTCTGTTGCTCGCTAAAACGTTTGCACAAAAATTTGCTCGAAAGCATGGGATAACTTTGAGGGGCTTTGAGGAAGCAGCGTCTCGTTCTCTGTCTTCTCATCCTTGGCCTGGAAACGTCAGAGAGCTTCAAAATACGATTGAACGAGCGGTCATTTTATCCGAATCTGGATTAAAGATTTCCGCGGATTCCCTTGGACTGATGCCGGTGATGGCCAATGTTAACGTCCCTGCCTTTCGCGAAACAGTAGCTACTCCTGAGCCCGTTGGGGTGGGCGCCGGTTCGACAGGGTATGGAGGTTCGAATCAGGTAGGATTTCCTCCCTCGACTCCAACGTCCTCATCAACCTTTTCTTCAGAATCGAGCGTGCCTGATTTCGGTGATGAACCGCTTCCTTTGGAGCAGATTGAGAAGCAGCACATCTTGAGTACTTTGGAAACCACCAAAGGAAATCGGACTCATGCGGCTAAAATTCTCGGAATCAGTATCAGGACATTGAGAAACAAGCTCGCGATTTACCGTGAGGACGGAGAGTTCATTGCCGGAGAAGAGTAG
- a CDS encoding glutamine--tRNA ligase/YqeY domain fusion protein: MTEETSSNFIRDIIDEYKAAKPNQEIVTRFPPEPNGYLHIGHAFAIQVSYGIARDYNGQFNLRFDDTNPAKEESEYVDAIKEDVKWLGADWGDNLFFASDYFDQLYDWALHLIREGLAYVDDQSPEEMRKGRGSLIEPGENSPFRDRTVEENFDFFQRMKDGEFDEGNRVLRAKIDMGNPNLNLRDPVLYRILHANHHRTGDKWKIYPSYDFTHGQSDAIEGITHSLCSLEFEFHRPLYNWFLKNLPVPSKPRQIEFARLNVEHIVTSKRKLLQLVSEGHVRGWDDPRMPTVSGFRRRGYTPESLNEFCRRAGVAKRERVNEYALLEYCIRQDLEERAYRRMAVLNPVKVIIENFPENDTEYFDGPNHPAKPELGMRSVPLTREIYIEREDFMEDPPKKFFRLGPGREVRLRYACYITCTGFTKDEEGEIQEIHATFDPESRGGSTPDGRKVKGTIHWVSATENRSLEVRNYEQLFTKNNPEDVEEGQTFIDNLNQNSESIITAFGEPELGKATIGERFQFERKGYYAVDPDTQSDQLVLNCTVGLRDSWGKKQKK; the protein is encoded by the coding sequence ATGACTGAAGAAACCTCATCCAATTTCATTCGAGATATCATCGACGAATACAAAGCAGCCAAACCTAACCAAGAAATAGTAACTCGTTTTCCTCCTGAGCCCAACGGCTACCTGCATATTGGACACGCCTTTGCGATTCAAGTATCGTACGGAATTGCTCGAGACTACAATGGGCAATTCAATCTACGTTTCGATGACACGAATCCAGCGAAGGAAGAATCTGAATACGTTGATGCGATTAAGGAAGACGTCAAATGGCTGGGTGCGGACTGGGGGGATAACTTGTTTTTCGCGTCCGACTACTTTGATCAACTCTATGATTGGGCCCTTCACCTGATTCGCGAGGGACTCGCCTATGTAGATGACCAAAGCCCAGAGGAAATGCGGAAAGGTAGAGGGTCATTGATAGAACCTGGTGAAAACTCTCCTTTTCGTGACCGAACGGTAGAGGAAAATTTCGATTTTTTTCAGCGAATGAAAGATGGCGAGTTTGATGAAGGCAACCGCGTCCTCCGGGCTAAGATCGACATGGGCAATCCAAATCTGAATTTGCGCGATCCTGTTCTCTACCGCATTCTACACGCCAACCATCATCGGACTGGAGACAAATGGAAAATCTACCCGTCCTATGACTTCACTCACGGACAAAGCGACGCAATCGAGGGAATCACACATAGTCTCTGTTCTCTCGAATTCGAATTTCACCGACCTCTCTATAACTGGTTTTTAAAGAACCTTCCAGTTCCCAGCAAGCCACGTCAAATTGAATTCGCCCGTCTCAATGTAGAGCATATTGTCACGAGTAAAAGGAAGCTCTTGCAACTTGTCAGTGAAGGCCATGTACGAGGCTGGGATGACCCAAGAATGCCTACTGTATCCGGATTCCGTAGACGTGGTTACACTCCTGAGTCGCTAAATGAATTTTGCCGTCGAGCAGGCGTTGCCAAGAGAGAACGAGTGAATGAATACGCCCTACTTGAGTATTGCATTCGCCAAGACTTGGAAGAACGAGCCTATCGCAGAATGGCCGTGCTCAATCCTGTTAAAGTAATCATAGAGAATTTTCCTGAGAATGATACCGAATACTTCGACGGCCCCAACCACCCGGCGAAACCTGAACTTGGAATGCGTTCAGTTCCTCTAACTCGTGAGATCTACATCGAGCGAGAGGACTTCATGGAAGATCCTCCAAAAAAGTTTTTTCGACTCGGTCCTGGTCGCGAAGTTCGACTACGCTACGCCTGCTACATTACTTGCACCGGATTCACAAAGGACGAAGAAGGTGAAATACAAGAAATCCACGCCACCTTCGATCCAGAATCGAGAGGAGGATCTACACCCGACGGACGTAAGGTCAAAGGAACTATCCATTGGGTTAGCGCCACTGAAAATCGGTCTCTAGAGGTTCGTAATTATGAGCAGCTTTTCACGAAAAACAACCCAGAAGACGTAGAGGAAGGACAGACATTCATAGACAATCTGAATCAGAATTCTGAGTCCATCATCACCGCCTTCGGAGAGCCGGAATTAGGAAAAGCCACAATTGGCGAGCGCTTTCAGTTTGAACGCAAGGGCTACTATGCCGTTGATCCAGACACCCAATCAGATCAGCTGGTATTAAATTGTACCGTTGGATTACGCGATAGCTGGGGGAAAAAGCAAAAGAAGTAA
- a CDS encoding glutamate--tRNA ligase, with protein MNQVRVRFAPSPTGSTHIGTARTALFNWLFARKEGGAFVLRIEDTDKERNTQEALEELIDGLKWLGLDWDEGPGKEGDFGPHFQSKRNDIYAEYLKILKDKDRVYEKDGAIYFKLEGDRFTEYDDYLKADVEKVKTLPVVIEDIIRGKVTRREDRDFVIQRSNGDPSFHFVNVVDDIAMKITHVIRGEDHLSNTSKHIELFNAFGVEPPKFAHLPMILKNPKEGKGKMSKRDKGALISEYRERNFIPEAVRNFIALLGWSPKDEREVFTIEELTSRFRLEDVQKGGARFDEQKMSHLNFEYMKAMPIQAYVQIGKRSLVKSGLIEEPVDETYLTTVMKLCQEKIDSFENLPGFASYFFSHQYAISENAENKVMKKEGAIDRLEELLPRLAALQNWTQTEIDSAFNQLADEKQLKPFAWYPIVRFSVSGTNSGPDFLPMLEVLGKERVLNRLELAINKYH; from the coding sequence ATGAACCAAGTCCGAGTCAGATTTGCTCCTAGCCCGACGGGATCCACCCACATTGGAACCGCGAGAACCGCGCTCTTCAATTGGCTTTTTGCCCGCAAAGAGGGGGGGGCTTTCGTTCTCAGAATAGAAGATACCGACAAGGAGCGAAATACCCAGGAAGCACTCGAAGAACTCATCGACGGGCTCAAGTGGCTGGGTCTGGACTGGGATGAAGGTCCAGGTAAGGAAGGCGATTTCGGCCCCCATTTCCAAAGCAAGCGAAACGATATCTACGCCGAATACCTAAAAATCCTGAAAGACAAAGACCGGGTTTATGAAAAAGACGGAGCCATCTACTTCAAACTGGAAGGCGATCGCTTTACCGAATACGACGACTACTTGAAAGCCGACGTCGAGAAAGTTAAAACGCTGCCAGTTGTAATTGAGGACATCATTCGAGGCAAAGTAACACGACGCGAAGATCGAGACTTCGTAATTCAACGCTCAAACGGCGACCCGAGCTTTCACTTCGTTAACGTGGTCGACGATATAGCAATGAAAATCACCCATGTCATTCGAGGTGAAGACCATCTCTCAAATACGTCGAAGCACATAGAGCTATTCAATGCTTTCGGAGTAGAACCCCCAAAGTTCGCTCACCTGCCGATGATCCTCAAAAACCCGAAAGAAGGGAAAGGCAAGATGTCGAAACGTGACAAAGGAGCCTTGATTTCAGAATACAGGGAACGCAATTTTATCCCCGAAGCGGTCCGCAATTTCATCGCTTTACTGGGTTGGTCTCCAAAGGATGAGCGAGAGGTTTTTACAATCGAAGAACTAACTTCAAGGTTTAGACTCGAAGATGTACAAAAAGGAGGTGCTCGATTTGATGAGCAAAAGATGTCTCACCTAAACTTTGAGTACATGAAGGCGATGCCGATCCAAGCGTATGTGCAAATAGGGAAACGGTCGCTAGTCAAATCTGGATTGATTGAAGAACCAGTTGATGAAACTTATCTGACCACTGTTATGAAACTCTGTCAGGAGAAAATTGATAGTTTCGAAAATCTTCCCGGATTCGCCTCCTATTTCTTTTCCCACCAATACGCTATTAGCGAAAACGCGGAGAACAAAGTAATGAAAAAGGAAGGAGCGATCGATCGATTGGAGGAGTTGCTGCCCCGTCTGGCAGCGTTACAAAACTGGACTCAAACTGAGATTGATTCCGCGTTTAACCAATTGGCCGATGAAAAACAGCTTAAACCTTTTGCCTGGTATCCCATCGTTAGATTCTCCGTAAGCGGTACAAATTCAGGGCCAGACTTCCTACCAATGCTTGAAGTGCTAGGGAAAGAACGTGTTCTGAATCGCCTAGAGTTGGCTATCAACAAATACCACTAA
- a CDS encoding MFS transporter: MKDGNSKIPDPQVSASKVEIARQTFRWDIIRSCLSGLMDSGWRIFALLVVTRYFDGTSFAKALVPAAFTIGLLSTPIALFYLPRLRLQTSKLCSINYMISGILFWVASLGVDSLWLFLGAGTAAAAVLAQQMPLLIHIYSTNYASGLRGKRVAYAISVSITIAPVFGWFGGQLLEEDLSQFPILFQIMAAACIFSGICIYKVPSEILQRSPSGNPLTHLSLAWKDKVFGCMLGMWMILGFGNLSTMPLQIEYMTSDEYSIHATNTQIAIAGIIIPSTVRIFATSIWGHLFDAFNFFLVRAFTSAIQLAAILIFFFSDTMAGIYIGSVGYGLAMAGGNVNWSLWVTKFAPPGQESDYMTVHSFMTGVRGLVAPFIGFYMLNLISIQSWATIGSLLVALSIVLLFPISRLARR, encoded by the coding sequence GTGAAAGACGGGAACTCCAAAATTCCCGATCCTCAGGTCTCAGCAAGCAAAGTCGAAATCGCTCGTCAAACTTTTCGCTGGGACATTATTCGAAGTTGTTTGAGTGGTCTCATGGATTCAGGGTGGCGCATTTTCGCGCTTCTCGTTGTCACTCGCTACTTCGATGGAACGTCCTTTGCAAAGGCATTGGTTCCAGCTGCATTCACAATTGGACTCCTTTCAACGCCCATCGCGCTGTTCTACCTGCCCCGACTGAGGCTACAAACCTCCAAGTTATGCAGCATCAACTACATGATTTCAGGGATTCTTTTCTGGGTGGCCTCTTTAGGGGTAGACTCACTTTGGCTATTCTTAGGGGCGGGAACCGCTGCAGCCGCTGTCTTGGCCCAGCAAATGCCGCTGCTTATCCACATTTACTCCACCAACTATGCTTCTGGATTGCGGGGCAAGCGAGTCGCCTATGCGATTTCCGTTAGTATCACAATTGCCCCTGTTTTTGGCTGGTTTGGAGGACAACTCCTCGAGGAGGATCTTTCACAATTCCCAATCCTCTTTCAGATAATGGCGGCAGCCTGCATTTTTTCCGGAATATGCATTTACAAGGTTCCGTCTGAGATTCTTCAGCGAAGCCCTAGCGGAAACCCACTGACCCACCTATCACTCGCATGGAAGGACAAGGTGTTCGGCTGCATGTTGGGAATGTGGATGATCCTTGGATTTGGCAATTTAAGCACCATGCCCCTTCAAATTGAGTATATGACAAGCGATGAATACAGTATTCACGCTACAAATACTCAAATAGCCATCGCAGGCATCATTATTCCCAGCACTGTCCGCATTTTCGCGACTTCAATCTGGGGGCACCTTTTTGACGCCTTTAATTTCTTCCTCGTTCGTGCCTTCACGAGTGCCATTCAGCTGGCTGCAATTTTGATCTTCTTTTTTTCGGACACGATGGCGGGGATTTATATCGGTTCCGTAGGCTACGGCCTGGCAATGGCGGGAGGAAACGTCAACTGGAGCCTCTGGGTCACTAAGTTCGCGCCACCAGGGCAGGAGTCCGACTACATGACGGTTCATTCATTTATGACTGGGGTGCGGGGTCTAGTGGCTCCCTTTATCGGTTTCTACATGCTTAATTTGATCTCGATCCAAAGTTGGGCAACTATTGGCTCCCTGCTGGTCGCCCTTTCAATCGTGCTGCTTTTCCCAATTAGCCGTCTTGCAAGACGTTGA
- a CDS encoding TPR end-of-group domain-containing protein: MEIDAQDAFEINFFENLLKKDSKNPETLELLGGLYSKYEMANQALRIDRRLARISPQNPRVQYNLACTLCLLGRKREALDSLRKAIELGYDDRNWLMQDSDFNSLENHPEFQSLVEACGQSL, translated from the coding sequence ATGGAAATCGATGCCCAAGATGCCTTCGAGATAAATTTTTTTGAGAACCTTCTCAAAAAGGACTCCAAGAACCCAGAGACGCTAGAGCTGCTGGGCGGTCTATACTCAAAATATGAGATGGCAAATCAAGCTCTCCGCATTGACCGAAGGTTAGCCCGAATCTCCCCTCAAAACCCGCGGGTACAGTACAATCTGGCCTGCACCTTGTGCTTGCTAGGGCGAAAACGCGAAGCTCTCGATTCACTCAGGAAAGCGATTGAGCTCGGGTACGATGACCGAAATTGGCTTATGCAAGACTCCGACTTCAACTCGCTCGAGAACCATCCTGAATTCCAATCGCTTGTCGAAGCGTGCGGGCAATCCCTGTGA
- a CDS encoding tetratricopeptide repeat protein, translating into MKDQVGSGRFVEQARGVTANESIAFDWYGKAAKRGHLKATAALAECYFNGHGFKTDTEVAFGLFNHALERGSFDAMRRLASICLDGVLVKKDYDIAASF; encoded by the coding sequence ATGAAAGATCAGGTAGGTTCCGGTCGATTCGTAGAGCAGGCTAGGGGCGTAACGGCTAATGAGTCGATTGCTTTCGACTGGTATGGTAAAGCTGCGAAGCGCGGCCATCTGAAAGCAACGGCTGCTCTCGCTGAATGCTACTTTAATGGTCATGGGTTCAAGACCGACACAGAAGTCGCCTTCGGGCTGTTCAATCATGCGTTGGAACGTGGAAGCTTTGATGCGATGCGTAGGTTAGCATCCATCTGCTTGGATGGCGTCTTGGTGAAGAAGGACTACGACATCGCTGCCTCTTTCTAG
- a CDS encoding Fur family transcriptional regulator, protein MTGQRMAIFEAVFKESSHFTAEELLDKARLIDRTVSRATVYRTLPILVESSLVREVDIGTNLKYYMPNREQGAQKAQVICNDCQKIFEIPAPFMEWYGNTVSANLGLTPISQRLQVTASCEELLEKGFCSKSKVETSN, encoded by the coding sequence ATGACTGGCCAACGTATGGCTATCTTCGAAGCCGTATTCAAGGAGTCGAGTCATTTCACAGCAGAGGAACTTCTAGACAAGGCACGGCTGATCGATCGCACGGTTTCCCGAGCCACCGTCTATCGCACCCTTCCCATACTCGTCGAGAGCAGTCTGGTGCGCGAGGTCGATATTGGCACGAACCTAAAGTACTACATGCCCAACCGGGAACAAGGCGCCCAGAAGGCCCAGGTTATTTGCAACGACTGCCAGAAGATTTTCGAAATCCCAGCCCCCTTCATGGAATGGTATGGAAACACGGTTTCCGCCAACCTTGGGCTGACACCCATTAGCCAGCGTCTTCAAGTTACGGCTTCCTGCGAAGAACTCCTGGAAAAGGGATTTTGCTCCAAGAGCAAAGTCGAGACTTCAAACTAG